In the genome of Dehalococcoidia bacterium, one region contains:
- a CDS encoding CoA transferase, whose amino-acid sequence MGALPLEGIKVADFSWVGVGPVTIKYLADHGATVVHIESLTHPDVLRLAPPFKDREVGINRSGFFANYNASKYGVSLNLAHPRGRDLARRLIAWADVVAESFTPGVMAKFGLDYASVRQWKPDVIYFSTCQLGQDGPWARQPGYGVQLSAFSGFYHLARWPDRAPAGPYGAYTDFINPRFGAFAILAALEYRRRTGQGQYIDLSQLEGGIQFLGPLLMDYLNNGHDPEPQGNRDPLACPHGAFPAQGTDRWVVIACFTDAHWEGLVRAMGSPSWATDPSYATFLGRKAHEDALEQRLAQWTRQYDAYALMTLLQSYGVPCGVVQSQEDLFRDPQLAHRGHFVRLRHTEIGDHHYDGIPFRLSRTPGYLRKAAPCLGEDNAFVFTHLLGISQEEYEAYKAEGALA is encoded by the coding sequence ATGGGTGCCCTGCCTTTGGAAGGCATCAAGGTGGCCGACTTCTCCTGGGTGGGCGTGGGGCCGGTTACCATCAAATATCTGGCCGACCACGGGGCCACGGTGGTGCATATTGAAAGCCTCACCCACCCCGATGTCCTGCGCCTGGCTCCGCCCTTCAAAGACCGGGAGGTGGGCATCAACCGCTCCGGTTTCTTCGCCAACTACAACGCTAGTAAGTACGGCGTGAGCCTCAATCTGGCTCACCCTCGGGGACGCGACCTGGCCCGCCGGCTGATCGCCTGGGCGGATGTGGTGGCCGAAAGTTTCACTCCGGGTGTGATGGCCAAGTTCGGCCTGGACTACGCCAGCGTCCGCCAGTGGAAGCCGGATGTCATATACTTTTCCACCTGCCAACTGGGGCAGGACGGCCCCTGGGCACGCCAGCCCGGCTATGGGGTGCAACTCTCCGCCTTTTCGGGGTTTTACCACCTGGCCCGCTGGCCCGACCGTGCCCCCGCCGGTCCCTATGGAGCCTACACCGACTTCATTAACCCCCGCTTCGGGGCCTTCGCCATCCTGGCTGCCCTGGAATACCGCCGGCGCACCGGCCAGGGGCAGTATATTGACCTCTCCCAGCTGGAGGGGGGCATCCAGTTCCTGGGGCCTCTGCTGATGGATTACCTGAACAACGGCCACGACCCCGAACCCCAGGGCAACCGCGACCCCCTGGCCTGCCCCCACGGGGCCTTCCCCGCCCAGGGCACCGACCGCTGGGTGGTTATCGCCTGCTTCACCGATGCCCACTGGGAGGGCTTGGTGCGGGCTATGGGCTCGCCCTCCTGGGCCACTGACCCCTCCTACGCGACTTTCCTCGGGCGCAAGGCCCACGAGGACGCCTTGGAACAGCGCCTCGCCCAGTGGACACGCCAGTACGACGCCTATGCCCTGATGACCCTCCTGCAGTCTTATGGTGTCCCCTGTGGGGTGGTGCAGAGCCAGGAGGATCTGTTCCGCGACCCCCAATTGGCCCATCGGGGCCACTTTGTCCGCCTGCGCCATACCGAAATCGGGGACCACCACTACGACGGCATCCCCTTCCGCCTCTCCCGCACACCGGGATACCTGCGTAAGGCCGCCCCCTGCCTGGGCGAGGACAACGCGTTCGTGTTCACCCACCTGTTGGGCATCTCCCAAGAGGAGTACGAGGCGTATAAGGCCGAAGGGGCCTTGGCCTAG
- a CDS encoding ZIP family metal transporter, with the protein MLGVAVGLTLLTTLGNVVGSVLTVLGVRTDARGQARLRVLLGFAGGFILAGALVEVFPHSIEEAPLWGPLLAVGGYLLLFSLERLFAARAHASTPVSPHEHTLPHELEHPHSPLTPVAGVVALAGFLLHDFVDGLGIGAGFAEGEGLGVFLLLAVLLHEVPAGAAVASLMLGSGRGRLAALAAGTAIGLVTVAAVPIPFLLGEIAPEVPAALLGLAAGSFLYIAAHSLIPVAVRERGLGGLVPVVIGVALGMATALLLPNGGGHTHTH; encoded by the coding sequence ATGCTTGGTGTCGCCGTCGGTTTGACCCTGTTGACTACCCTGGGGAATGTGGTGGGGAGTGTGCTCACCGTCCTGGGGGTGAGAACCGATGCACGGGGGCAAGCCCGCTTGCGCGTCCTGTTGGGGTTTGCCGGGGGGTTTATCCTGGCTGGTGCTTTGGTGGAGGTGTTCCCTCATAGCATAGAGGAGGCCCCCCTTTGGGGCCCCCTGCTGGCCGTGGGGGGATATCTGCTCCTGTTCAGCCTGGAGCGTCTGTTCGCTGCTCGTGCCCATGCCTCCACCCCCGTTTCTCCCCACGAGCATACCTTGCCCCACGAGTTGGAGCATCCTCACTCGCCCCTGACGCCTGTGGCGGGGGTGGTGGCGCTGGCAGGCTTCCTGCTCCACGACTTTGTGGATGGCTTGGGCATTGGGGCGGGCTTCGCTGAAGGGGAGGGGTTGGGGGTGTTCCTCTTGTTAGCCGTTTTGCTCCACGAGGTGCCGGCAGGGGCGGCCGTGGCCTCGCTGATGCTCGGGTCGGGGCGGGGGCGTCTGGCCGCCCTGGCAGCGGGCACGGCCATCGGCCTTGTTACCGTGGCGGCGGTGCCCATCCCCTTCCTGTTGGGCGAAATCGCCCCCGAGGTCCCCGCTGCCCTCCTGGGGCTGGCGGCGGGCTCCTTCCTGTACATTGCGGCCCACTCCCTTATCCCCGTCGCTGTGCGGGAGCGGGGTTTGGGGGGGCTCGTCCCCGTCGTCATCGGCGTCGCCCTGGGAATGGCGACGGCCCTCCTGCTGCCCAACGGCGGGGGGCACACCCACACCCATTGA
- a CDS encoding transcriptional repressor has product MIPGINIGGPEALLEALAQRGMRLTGPRRRLVQAIAGQKGLFTAEALHSQVPDVGRATVFRTLKALVSAGLVCRVSLEHGAPRYGVASRLHHHHLVCVACGGVQDFVPPEVEALVHRLAQPRQFRVLGHRLEIYGLCAWCQAKEKEDLCLVSPSV; this is encoded by the coding sequence ATGATACCTGGTATCAATATTGGGGGGCCTGAGGCCCTGCTGGAGGCCCTGGCTCAGCGGGGGATGCGCCTGACTGGGCCGCGCCGACGTTTGGTCCAGGCCATCGCCGGCCAGAAGGGCCTGTTCACCGCTGAGGCTCTACACAGCCAGGTGCCCGACGTGGGGCGGGCCACAGTGTTCCGCACCCTGAAGGCCCTTGTCAGCGCCGGCCTGGTGTGTCGGGTCTCGTTGGAACACGGTGCACCCCGCTATGGGGTTGCCTCCCGCTTACATCACCACCACCTGGTGTGCGTCGCCTGCGGGGGCGTGCAGGACTTTGTCCCCCCCGAAGTGGAGGCCCTGGTGCACCGCTTGGCCCAGCCCCGTCAGTTCCGCGTGTTGGGGCACCGCTTGGAGATCTACGGCCTGTGCGCATGGTGCCAGGCAAAAGAGAAGGAGGACCTATGCTTGGTGTCGCCGTCGGTTTGA
- a CDS encoding iron-sulfur cluster assembly accessory protein produces the protein MVTLTPSAIAQLKQVLKEENAEDAAVRVVIVPSGHGVQYMLTLEREPKEDDLTLEHDGLRIVVDQDSAPLLEGAEIDYVEDFPRAGFVISNPNIPIGGGCACGGHCACGGH, from the coding sequence ATGGTTACCCTCACCCCCTCCGCTATCGCCCAACTCAAGCAGGTGCTCAAAGAGGAAAACGCCGAAGATGCCGCCGTGCGGGTGGTCATCGTCCCCTCCGGCCACGGGGTGCAGTACATGCTCACCCTGGAGCGGGAGCCGAAAGAGGACGATCTGACCCTGGAGCACGACGGCCTGCGTATCGTGGTAGACCAGGACAGCGCCCCCCTTCTGGAAGGGGCGGAGATCGACTATGTGGAGGACTTCCCCCGCGCCGGGTTCGTCATCAGCAACCCCAACATCCCCATAGGTGGGGGATGCGCCTGCGGGGGGCACTGCGCCTGCGGGGGCCATTAG
- a CDS encoding thiamine pyrophosphate-binding protein has product MQETGGISADRVVEAFRQCGVTHIVWLPDSETGFLYEALREEKSITLVPVAREGESMAVAAGLWMGGKVPLVLIQSTGFFESGDSIRGVVLDLNLPLVMCVGYRGYEKQTPRTQRADSAAVYLEPIVQAWGIPYYLVENDEDTGRIVQAFQEAQRRQGPVAVLMCTEYTAQRRRRGA; this is encoded by the coding sequence ATGCAGGAGACAGGAGGCATCAGCGCCGATCGTGTGGTCGAGGCCTTTCGCCAGTGTGGAGTCACCCATATCGTCTGGCTTCCGGATAGTGAAACGGGGTTCCTCTATGAAGCCCTGCGGGAGGAAAAATCCATCACTTTGGTGCCCGTAGCCCGGGAGGGGGAAAGTATGGCGGTGGCAGCGGGGCTGTGGATGGGGGGGAAAGTGCCCCTGGTGTTGATTCAAAGCACGGGCTTTTTTGAATCGGGGGATAGCATTCGGGGGGTGGTGCTGGACTTGAACCTGCCGCTGGTGATGTGTGTGGGATATCGGGGATATGAGAAGCAGACACCCCGCACCCAACGGGCCGACTCGGCGGCGGTGTACCTGGAGCCTATCGTGCAGGCGTGGGGGATTCCCTACTACCTGGTGGAGAACGACGAGGATACGGGGCGCATCGTGCAGGCCTTCCAAGAGGCCCAGCGGCGGCAAGGGCCCGTGGCGGTGCTCATGTGCACGGAATACACCGCCCAGCGCCGCAGGAGGGGAGCATGA
- a CDS encoding thiamine pyrophosphate-dependent enzyme yields MIDSFEATRLIHQHAGSASVIPTMTALRLWRALGFRHDRDYPLVGAMGKASSVGLGLALAQPQHKVIVLDGDGSLLNNLGTLVTIGHMAPPNLYHFVYQDGAYTTTGGQPIPGATIIRFAEMAKAAGYRAAYDFHDLEAFATELPRILSQPGPVLVCLRVRHPQNLPPMDLAQIDRRKAIRQIRQTLTGKPA; encoded by the coding sequence ATGATAGACTCCTTTGAAGCCACGCGCCTTATCCACCAGCACGCCGGGAGCGCCTCCGTCATCCCCACCATGACCGCTCTGCGCCTCTGGCGCGCCCTGGGCTTCCGCCACGACCGCGACTACCCCCTGGTGGGAGCCATGGGCAAGGCGTCCTCGGTGGGCTTGGGATTAGCCCTGGCCCAACCCCAGCACAAGGTCATCGTCCTGGACGGCGACGGGAGCCTCCTCAACAACCTGGGCACCCTGGTAACCATCGGCCACATGGCCCCCCCCAACCTCTACCACTTCGTCTACCAGGACGGGGCCTACACCACCACGGGGGGCCAGCCCATCCCCGGGGCCACCATCATCCGCTTCGCCGAGATGGCCAAAGCCGCCGGCTACCGCGCCGCCTACGACTTCCACGACCTGGAAGCCTTTGCCACCGAACTACCCCGCATCCTGTCCCAGCCGGGGCCGGTGCTGGTGTGCCTGCGGGTGCGCCATCCCCAGAACCTCCCCCCCATGGACTTGGCCCAGATTGACCGACGCAAGGCTATCCGCCAGATACGCCAGACCCTTACGGGCAAGCCCGCCTAA
- a CDS encoding deoxyuridine 5'-triphosphate nucleotidohydrolase codes for MTGAILERETLYALIQACPPLLEGWVDLDAQLQPHGFDLSLREVASFQRAGWVGAGGEREVAPTSPLPFGADGSLHLPPGAYLMTFNEVVRLPRDLMALAFPRSTLLRCGVSVHNAVWDAGYHGRSQALLVVFNPGGFRVARNARLVHMVFFRLERPTSQGYRGRYQGENLGR; via the coding sequence ATGACAGGGGCTATCCTGGAGCGGGAGACGCTTTACGCCTTGATTCAGGCGTGCCCTCCTCTCCTGGAGGGGTGGGTAGACCTGGACGCCCAACTCCAGCCCCACGGCTTTGACCTCTCCTTGCGGGAGGTGGCGTCCTTCCAGAGGGCGGGATGGGTGGGAGCGGGTGGGGAGCGGGAGGTGGCTCCCACCTCGCCCCTTCCCTTTGGAGCCGACGGGAGCCTGCACCTCCCGCCGGGGGCGTATCTGATGACTTTCAACGAGGTGGTGCGCCTGCCCCGCGACCTGATGGCATTGGCCTTTCCCCGCTCCACGCTGCTGCGGTGTGGGGTGAGTGTGCACAACGCCGTATGGGACGCCGGCTACCACGGGCGCTCCCAGGCCTTGCTGGTGGTGTTCAACCCTGGGGGTTTTCGGGTGGCCCGCAACGCCCGTTTGGTGCACATGGTGTTTTTCCGCCTGGAGCGTCCCACGTCCCAGGGCTATCGCGGGCGCTACCAGGGGGAGAATTTGGGCCGTTAG
- a CDS encoding aldehyde dehydrogenase family protein: MRMYVAGEWITKPHTMPIIHPYDGRVVDTVPKADLEDVDRAITSAVRGAQAMRKLSGYDRYNILKKAADLIEGRAEEFARTITLEEGKTIAESRFEVSRAVQTLTVSAEEAKRIGGEVVPLDGSPGAGNRFGFTIRVPCGVVVAISPFNFPLNLVCHKVGPALAGGNSVILKPASDTPLSALKLTEVLLEAGLPPEAIQCLTGPGGQIGEALCTDRRVRKITFTGSRDVGERICKVAGLKRVTMELGSNSPLIIMPDADLKKVVEGIVATGYSNAGQVCISTQRVIPLRPIYADLVSALKPAVEAITWGDPLKETTRMGPLVRERDAVRVHAWIQEAVQSGARLVTGGQRQGAFVTPTVVADVSPQMRISCEELFGPAVALTPVNSIDEAIALANDSIYGLSAGIFTQNLEWAMRFVREVEAGNLHINWGPQWRADLMPYGGLKESGFGKEGPKYAIREMTEEKMVVFHL, translated from the coding sequence ATGCGCATGTACGTGGCGGGCGAGTGGATCACCAAGCCCCACACCATGCCCATCATTCACCCCTACGACGGGCGGGTGGTGGACACGGTGCCCAAGGCGGACTTGGAGGATGTGGACCGCGCCATCACCTCGGCGGTGCGGGGTGCCCAGGCGATGCGCAAGTTATCGGGATACGACCGCTATAACATCCTCAAGAAGGCGGCCGACCTGATAGAGGGGCGGGCCGAGGAGTTCGCCCGCACTATCACCCTGGAGGAGGGGAAGACCATCGCCGAGAGCCGGTTTGAGGTGAGCCGTGCGGTGCAGACCCTGACCGTCTCGGCGGAGGAGGCCAAGCGCATTGGGGGCGAGGTGGTGCCCCTGGACGGCTCCCCGGGGGCGGGCAATCGGTTCGGCTTCACCATCCGGGTGCCCTGTGGGGTGGTGGTGGCCATCAGCCCCTTCAACTTCCCCCTCAACCTGGTGTGCCACAAGGTGGGTCCGGCCCTGGCGGGGGGCAACAGCGTCATCCTCAAGCCCGCTTCGGACACTCCCCTTTCCGCCCTGAAGTTGACGGAGGTGCTCTTGGAGGCGGGCCTTCCCCCAGAGGCAATTCAGTGTCTCACAGGTCCCGGCGGGCAGATCGGGGAAGCCCTGTGCACCGACCGGCGGGTGCGCAAAATTACCTTCACGGGGAGTCGGGATGTGGGGGAGCGCATCTGCAAGGTGGCGGGGCTGAAGCGGGTAACCATGGAACTGGGGAGCAACTCCCCCCTCATCATCATGCCCGATGCCGACCTGAAGAAGGTGGTGGAGGGCATCGTGGCCACCGGCTACAGCAACGCCGGGCAGGTGTGCATCAGCACCCAGCGGGTGATTCCCCTGCGCCCCATTTACGCTGACCTGGTGAGCGCTTTGAAGCCGGCGGTGGAGGCCATCACCTGGGGGGATCCGCTGAAGGAGACGACGCGCATGGGCCCCCTGGTGCGGGAGCGGGATGCGGTGCGGGTGCACGCTTGGATTCAGGAGGCGGTGCAGAGCGGGGCGCGTCTAGTCACCGGGGGCCAGCGCCAGGGGGCCTTTGTTACTCCCACCGTGGTGGCCGATGTGAGCCCCCAGATGCGCATCTCGTGCGAGGAACTGTTCGGGCCGGCGGTGGCCCTGACCCCCGTCAACTCCATTGACGAGGCCATCGCCCTGGCCAACGATTCCATCTACGGGCTGTCGGCGGGTATCTTCACCCAGAACCTGGAGTGGGCCATGCGCTTCGTGCGGGAGGTGGAGGCGGGCAACCTGCACATCAACTGGGGGCCCCAGTGGCGGGCCGACCTAATGCCCTACGGGGGGCTGAAGGAGAGCGGGTTCGGCAAAGAGGGCCCAAAATACGCCATCCGGGAGATGACGGAAGAGAAGATGGTGGTGTTCCACTTGTAG
- a CDS encoding ferredoxin--NADP reductase produces MADEVAVSKPSRPQIALPKATIVRRHDLTPDLWKIWLQPQVPYTFKPGQYCTIGLEGIERAYSIVSAPHEPYVELFIELVPHGELTPRLWKLGEGAQVSFRPRAKGIFTFEPQWPNHVMVATVTGVAPYVSILRDYLYHRRTGHRFFVLQGASYHDEFGYDGELGEYARQHPDWLTYIPTVSRPQEERNKGWRGQTGRVNLILEGYLQRWGLSPQDTLLYACGHPGMIEDVKARFIPKGWKVKEERFWK; encoded by the coding sequence ATGGCCGACGAAGTGGCTGTATCAAAGCCCTCCCGCCCACAGATCGCCCTCCCCAAAGCCACTATCGTTCGCCGCCACGACCTGACCCCCGACCTCTGGAAGATATGGCTCCAGCCGCAGGTGCCCTACACCTTCAAGCCCGGCCAATACTGCACCATCGGGCTGGAGGGCATTGAGCGGGCCTACTCCATCGTCTCCGCCCCCCACGAGCCCTATGTGGAACTGTTCATTGAGTTGGTACCTCACGGGGAGTTGACCCCCCGCCTGTGGAAACTGGGGGAGGGCGCCCAGGTCTCCTTCCGCCCCCGGGCCAAGGGTATCTTCACCTTTGAACCCCAATGGCCCAACCATGTCATGGTGGCCACCGTGACCGGGGTGGCGCCTTATGTGAGCATCCTGCGGGATTACCTCTACCATCGGCGCACCGGCCACCGCTTCTTCGTCCTGCAGGGGGCCAGTTACCACGACGAGTTCGGCTACGATGGGGAACTGGGGGAGTATGCCCGCCAACACCCGGACTGGCTCACCTACATCCCCACGGTGAGCCGCCCCCAGGAGGAGCGCAATAAGGGCTGGAGGGGGCAAACGGGGCGGGTGAACCTCATCCTGGAGGGCTACCTCCAGCGGTGGGGCCTCTCCCCCCAGGACACGCTTCTCTACGCCTGTGGCCACCCGGGGATGATTGAGGATGTGAAGGCCCGCTTTATCCCCAAGGGCTGGAAGGTGAAAGAGGAGCGCTTCTGGAAGTAG
- the ftsH gene encoding ATP-dependent zinc metalloprotease FtsH — MNARFIRNGFIWLLIIVAVVVIITTVLQPSYGNKEVPVSTVIDWAKQGRVASIEVRRDDLTVTTKEGQTFRSRKEEGFSLLETLTREGVATGEGGVKVTVKSGGGLGSFFTVALNFLPLLLFALFLLFMLRQAQGSSSQTLTFGRSRARLFMANRPTVTFADVAGVDEAKQELQEVVEFLKYPERFASLGARIPRGVLLVGPPGTGKTLLARAVAGEAGVPFFSISGSEFVEMFVGVGAARVRDLFDQAKRNAPCIVFIDEIDAVGRHRGAGLGGGHDEREQTLNQILVEMDGFDTSTNIIVIAATNRPDILDPALLRPGRFDRRVVLDLPDVQGRLAILKVHTRGKPLESDVSLDLIARQTAGFSGADLANLVNEAAILAARRNKKTIGVREFAEAIDRVVAGPERKSRVISPKEKEITAYHEAGHALVARMLPHADPVHKISIVARGMMGGYTRMIPQEDRHLWTRNQFEAMLAVALGGRVAEELVFGEVTTGASNDLEQATRVARAMVTRYGMSDKLGPRVYGKREELIFLGKEIAEQRDYSPRTEELIDEEVNTLLRQAKERAETILRTHRAKLDQVARYLMQYETVEGEDLERLFNAPPDAEVKPSGLIAPTPEAPKVPAPSAGPLPAPAKPKPASEGPAPAPAG; from the coding sequence ATGAACGCACGCTTCATTCGCAACGGGTTTATTTGGCTCCTCATCATTGTTGCCGTTGTGGTCATCATCACCACGGTGCTTCAGCCCAGTTACGGCAACAAAGAGGTGCCGGTCAGCACGGTCATTGACTGGGCGAAGCAGGGGCGGGTCGCCTCCATAGAGGTGCGGCGGGACGACCTCACGGTTACCACCAAGGAGGGGCAGACCTTCCGCTCCCGCAAGGAGGAGGGCTTCAGCCTGTTGGAGACCCTCACCCGGGAGGGGGTGGCCACCGGCGAGGGGGGTGTGAAGGTTACCGTGAAGAGCGGTGGGGGGCTGGGGAGTTTCTTCACCGTGGCCCTGAACTTCCTGCCCCTGCTCCTGTTTGCCCTGTTCCTGTTGTTCATGCTGCGGCAGGCGCAAGGCTCCTCCTCCCAGACCTTGACCTTTGGGCGGAGCCGTGCACGCCTGTTTATGGCCAATCGCCCCACCGTTACCTTTGCCGATGTGGCGGGGGTAGACGAGGCCAAGCAGGAACTGCAAGAGGTGGTGGAGTTTCTGAAGTACCCGGAGCGGTTCGCCTCTCTGGGGGCACGCATCCCCCGGGGCGTGCTCCTGGTGGGGCCGCCGGGCACTGGCAAGACCCTCCTGGCCCGTGCGGTGGCGGGCGAGGCGGGGGTGCCCTTCTTCTCCATCAGCGGCTCCGAGTTTGTGGAGATGTTTGTGGGGGTGGGTGCCGCCCGGGTGCGCGACCTGTTTGACCAGGCCAAGCGCAACGCCCCCTGCATCGTCTTCATTGACGAGATTGACGCCGTGGGACGCCACCGGGGGGCCGGCTTGGGCGGGGGCCACGACGAGCGGGAGCAGACCCTCAACCAAATCCTGGTGGAGATGGACGGCTTTGACACCTCCACCAACATTATCGTCATCGCCGCTACCAACCGCCCCGACATCCTGGACCCGGCCCTGCTGCGCCCGGGGCGCTTTGACCGTCGGGTGGTGCTGGACCTGCCCGATGTGCAGGGGCGGCTGGCGATCCTGAAGGTGCACACACGGGGCAAGCCCCTGGAGAGCGATGTCTCCCTGGACCTCATTGCCCGGCAGACGGCCGGCTTCAGCGGGGCGGACCTAGCCAACCTGGTGAACGAGGCGGCTATCCTGGCGGCCCGCCGCAATAAGAAGACCATCGGCGTACGGGAGTTTGCCGAGGCCATTGACCGGGTAGTGGCCGGCCCCGAGCGCAAGAGCCGGGTCATCTCCCCCAAGGAGAAGGAGATTACCGCCTATCACGAAGCCGGCCACGCCCTGGTGGCCCGCATGCTCCCCCACGCCGACCCGGTGCACAAGATATCTATCGTGGCCCGGGGCATGATGGGGGGCTACACCCGCATGATCCCCCAGGAGGACCGCCACCTGTGGACCCGCAACCAGTTTGAGGCCATGCTGGCCGTGGCCCTGGGCGGGCGTGTGGCCGAGGAACTGGTGTTCGGAGAGGTTACGACGGGGGCCAGCAACGACTTGGAGCAGGCCACGCGCGTGGCGCGGGCCATGGTCACCCGCTACGGGATGAGCGATAAACTCGGCCCGCGGGTCTACGGCAAGCGGGAGGAACTGATCTTCCTGGGGAAGGAGATCGCCGAGCAGAGGGACTACAGCCCCCGCACCGAGGAGCTGATAGATGAAGAGGTGAACACCCTCCTGCGGCAGGCCAAGGAGCGGGCGGAGACTATCCTGCGCACCCACAGGGCCAAACTGGACCAGGTGGCCCGCTACCTGATGCAGTACGAGACGGTGGAGGGGGAGGACTTGGAGCGCCTGTTCAACGCCCCGCCCGATGCAGAGGTCAAGCCCAGCGGGCTCATTGCCCCCACCCCCGAGGCCCCCAAGGTGCCCGCGCCCTCGGCGGGCCCCCTTCCCGCTCCGGCTAAGCCCAAGCCCGCCTCGGAAGGCCCTGCCCCCGCCCCCGCCGGGTAG
- a CDS encoding glycosyltransferase has translation MSILPHCRLYDGKQSTLERCAVSPEDKIAVVLAAYNEQANLALLLPRLCTVLEALGMPWEVVLVVDGNDGSKEWAERFAQGFPAGRVRVFWSPRRRGFGNALRQGFHLVSPDVTLVTTMDCDLNHRPEELPRFLEAYRQTGAQMVVGSRYMQGGRVEALPFWKRWASRLTNRALPRLAGLPLTDITSNYRLYCRALTDRLAQVSRANDFSVAAETILQAAQWGAHIVEVPIAFQRRHSGASKLPKLATTLGYLRLFAKHLWGRATAS, from the coding sequence ATGTCTATCTTACCACACTGCCGATTGTATGATGGAAAACAGAGCACCCTGGAGCGCTGTGCTGTGTCCCCAGAGGACAAGATAGCGGTTGTCCTGGCAGCCTACAACGAGCAGGCCAACTTGGCCCTGCTTTTACCCCGCCTGTGCACCGTTCTGGAGGCCCTGGGCATGCCCTGGGAGGTGGTGCTGGTGGTAGACGGAAACGACGGCAGCAAGGAGTGGGCCGAACGGTTCGCCCAGGGTTTCCCCGCAGGGAGGGTCAGGGTATTCTGGTCGCCTCGGCGTCGGGGCTTTGGGAATGCCCTGCGCCAGGGCTTTCACCTCGTCTCCCCCGATGTTACCCTGGTAACCACTATGGACTGCGACCTCAACCACCGCCCCGAGGAACTGCCCCGCTTCCTGGAGGCCTATCGCCAGACGGGCGCCCAGATGGTGGTGGGGTCCCGCTACATGCAGGGGGGACGGGTGGAGGCCCTCCCCTTCTGGAAGCGCTGGGCCAGCCGTCTGACCAATCGGGCTTTACCCCGCTTGGCGGGCCTGCCCCTCACCGACATCACCTCCAACTATCGCCTCTACTGCCGTGCCCTGACGGATCGCCTGGCCCAGGTCAGCCGCGCCAACGACTTTTCCGTGGCAGCCGAGACAATCTTGCAGGCGGCCCAGTGGGGGGCGCACATCGTGGAGGTGCCCATCGCCTTCCAGCGGAGGCACTCCGGGGCCTCCAAACTCCCCAAACTGGCCACCACCCTGGGATACCTGCGCCTGTTCGCCAAGCACCTGTGGGGACGGGCGACGGCCTCCTAG
- a CDS encoding LLM class flavin-dependent oxidoreductase, with the protein MPILGLAVGTTYPLKTILAVAEEADRLGYHSFWCTEGAGKDSITQLTACALHTQHILLGTGIVNIYSRTPLLLAMTASALQEASGGRFLLGLGSGHREPISQGHGIPFSQPLGRMEDYLVILRGLLKGETVSHEGKVVQVRGARLPVPPPIPPRLFVAALSPGMASLAGRLADGALFYLMPPAYVRELTSAMRLAAREGGRLEGEVVSACYLMAGEGDRAGEEVLRRSVARYATLPFYARMLQECGFAREVEAIHRVQGDTARMAQAVSDTMLDALTVTTTPGWLRRVTAYRQAGVDWPILFLMPSGPEVGESLLGMARRFAEGLA; encoded by the coding sequence ATGCCCATCCTTGGTCTTGCCGTTGGCACCACCTACCCGTTGAAAACCATCCTGGCGGTGGCGGAGGAGGCCGATCGCCTGGGCTACCACTCTTTCTGGTGCACGGAGGGGGCGGGGAAGGATTCCATCACCCAGCTCACCGCCTGCGCTCTGCACACCCAACACATTCTTCTGGGCACGGGCATCGTGAATATCTACAGCCGCACGCCTCTTCTGCTGGCCATGACCGCCTCGGCCCTGCAGGAGGCATCGGGGGGACGGTTCCTGCTGGGCCTGGGGAGCGGGCACCGGGAGCCTATCAGCCAGGGGCACGGCATCCCCTTTAGCCAACCCCTCGGGCGCATGGAGGATTACCTTGTTATTCTGCGGGGCCTGCTCAAAGGCGAGACAGTGAGCCACGAGGGGAAGGTGGTGCAGGTGCGGGGGGCGCGTTTGCCTGTTCCCCCGCCTATCCCCCCGCGCCTGTTCGTGGCGGCCTTGAGCCCGGGTATGGCCAGCCTGGCCGGCCGCCTGGCCGATGGTGCCCTCTTCTACCTGATGCCCCCCGCCTATGTGCGGGAACTCACCAGTGCCATGCGCCTGGCGGCTCGCGAGGGGGGGCGTCTGGAAGGGGAGGTGGTGTCCGCATGCTACCTGATGGCCGGAGAGGGGGACAGGGCCGGGGAGGAGGTGCTCCGCCGATCGGTGGCGCGCTACGCCACCTTGCCCTTCTACGCCCGCATGCTCCAGGAGTGTGGCTTTGCCCGGGAAGTGGAGGCGATACACAGGGTGCAGGGCGACACCGCCCGTATGGCCCAGGCGGTCAGCGACACCATGCTGGATGCTCTCACCGTGACCACCACCCCCGGGTGGCTCCGACGGGTTACCGCCTACCGCCAGGCGGGGGTGGACTGGCCCATCCTGTTCCTGATGCCCTCCGGCCCGGAGGTGGGGGAATCCTTGCTGGGCATGGCGCGGCGGTTTGCCGAGGGCCTCGCCTAG